A genomic window from Methanobacterium sp. BRmetb2 includes:
- the ectC gene encoding L-ectoine synthase (N-acetyldiaminobutyrate dehydratase; catalyzes the formation of the osmoprotectant ecotoine from gamma-N-acetyl-alpha,gamma-diaminobutyric acid) — protein sequence MIVRNMVEIEGTHREVKAENNNWSSKRILLKKDNMGFSLHETIIYAGSETLIWYKNHLEAVYCIEGEGEIETTVDGIIYPIKPGTMYALDQHDKHYLRAFDEDLRLICVFNPPLEGDEVHDEDGSYDIKLE from the coding sequence ATGATCGTTAGGAATATGGTAGAAATTGAAGGTACCCACCGCGAAGTCAAAGCTGAAAACAATAACTGGTCAAGCAAACGTATATTACTAAAAAAGGATAATATGGGGTTTTCATTGCATGAGACCATAATTTATGCTGGTAGTGAAACTCTTATCTGGTATAAAAATCATTTAGAGGCAGTTTACTGTATAGAAGGTGAAGGAGAAATAGAAACCACAGTTGATGGAATCATTTACCCTATTAAACCAGGTACTATGTATGCTTTGGACCAGCATGATAAACACTATTTACGGGCTTTTGACGAGGATCTTCGATTAATCTGTGTTTTTAATCCACCACTGGAAGGTGATGAAGTACATGATGAGGATGGTTCCTATGATATAAAGCTTGAATAG
- a CDS encoding transcriptional regulator, protein MKVVKKRGSIESYQPTKIRKSLEKATIDAGYSVEEKKNILDKVYSNISKKLEEKKEVKSYTIRVCLLTELDKCEPYIAKSWRSFENKYKSR, encoded by the coding sequence GTGAAAGTTGTAAAAAAGAGAGGGAGCATAGAATCATATCAACCTACCAAGATAAGGAAATCTCTGGAGAAAGCAACCATTGATGCTGGTTATTCTGTAGAGGAGAAAAAAAATATATTAGATAAGGTTTATTCAAATATTAGCAAAAAATTAGAGGAAAAAAAGGAAGTTAAAAGTTATACTATACGGGTTTGTCTTTTAACTGAACTGGACAAATGTGAACCATATATAGCCAAGTCCTGGAGAAGTTTTGAAAATAAATATAAATCCAGATAA
- the ectB gene encoding diaminobutyrate--2-oxoglutarate transaminase, protein MKTFKELESQVRSYVRSFPAIFHKAKGSLLYDEQGKEYIDFFAGAGTLNYGHNNPMVSEALIKYIEDDGIIHGLDKATKAKKSFLDKFNDIILKPRHMDYKVQFSGPTGTNAVESALKLVRMVKGRSNIISFTNAFHGLTMGSMAVTANAFYRDEAFINRINVSFMPFDGYFGEDVNTAEYLRKFLEDQSSGVDLPAAIILETIQAEGGINVASSKWLREIEQICHDFDILLIVDDIQVGNGRTGSFFSFEDAGINPDIVTLSKSIGGGLPLSMVLMKPELDQWKPGEHTGTFRGNNLAFVAASEVLSYWENDNLSNTVHEKGQLLKEKLMEIRDKYSQLNGDVRGRGMIQGLKIPSLGFCSEVTEEAFANGLLIELAGANDNILKLLPPLTTENELLNEGLEIIDNSINTVLENRESMFEDVNNDR, encoded by the coding sequence ATGAAAACATTTAAAGAGCTTGAATCACAGGTACGTAGTTATGTTAGAAGTTTCCCAGCCATATTCCATAAAGCCAAAGGTTCACTATTGTATGATGAACAGGGCAAAGAGTATATAGACTTTTTTGCAGGGGCAGGGACACTTAACTATGGACATAATAATCCAATGGTTTCAGAAGCGCTTATAAAATATATTGAAGATGATGGTATTATCCACGGCCTGGATAAGGCCACTAAAGCCAAGAAAAGTTTCTTGGATAAATTCAATGACATAATTTTAAAACCGAGGCACATGGATTACAAGGTACAGTTTTCCGGGCCTACTGGTACCAATGCAGTTGAATCTGCCCTTAAACTGGTTAGAATGGTTAAGGGCCGATCTAATATTATTAGTTTTACTAACGCCTTTCATGGTCTTACCATGGGATCTATGGCTGTAACTGCCAATGCATTCTACCGGGACGAGGCATTCATTAATCGGATCAATGTAAGTTTCATGCCCTTTGATGGCTACTTTGGAGAAGACGTTAATACAGCAGAATATCTTAGAAAATTTCTAGAAGATCAAAGCAGTGGTGTAGACCTGCCCGCAGCTATTATACTGGAGACTATCCAGGCTGAAGGCGGTATTAATGTGGCCAGCAGCAAATGGTTAAGGGAAATTGAGCAGATATGCCATGATTTTGATATTTTATTAATAGTGGATGATATACAAGTGGGGAATGGTCGGACCGGTTCATTTTTCAGTTTTGAAGACGCGGGGATCAATCCAGACATAGTAACTCTATCTAAATCCATTGGGGGAGGCCTGCCACTATCCATGGTGCTCATGAAACCCGAACTTGATCAGTGGAAGCCCGGAGAGCATACTGGAACCTTTAGGGGAAATAACCTGGCCTTTGTGGCTGCCAGTGAAGTACTAAGTTACTGGGAAAATGACAATCTTTCCAACACTGTTCATGAGAAAGGTCAATTATTAAAAGAGAAATTGATGGAAATCAGAGATAAATATTCCCAACTAAATGGGGATGTTAGAGGTAGGGGAATGATACAAGGACTAAAAATACCTTCACTAGGATTTTGCAGTGAAGTCACTGAGGAAGCCTTTGCCAATGGTTTGTTGATTGAGTTGGCTGGTGCCAATGATAATATCTTGAAACTCCTACCTCCTCTTACAACTGAAAATGAGCTTTTAAATGAGGGATTAGAAATAATAGATAATTCTATTAACACAGTATTAGAAAACAGAGAGTCAATGTTTGAGGATGTAAATAATGATCGTTAG
- the ectA gene encoding diaminobutyrate acetyltransferase, protein MDSEKRKSRSMKFQKPGLDDANQIYNLVKRSQPLDINSLYSYLLVCAHFNRTSIVTKYDNQVVGYVSAYIKPQRDDTLFIWQVAVAPSMRGQGLASKMIHQILQRRELQEIKYIETTVTPSNQASMNLFKKISQDLNCDIKKSSYFTRDLFGESSHEEELLLRIEPLKK, encoded by the coding sequence ATGGATTCAGAAAAAAGAAAAAGTAGGTCTATGAAGTTTCAAAAACCGGGATTAGATGACGCAAATCAGATTTATAACTTGGTAAAAAGAAGCCAACCACTGGACATTAATTCATTATATTCCTATCTACTGGTATGTGCACACTTTAATAGAACAAGTATCGTGACAAAATATGACAACCAGGTGGTAGGGTACGTTTCTGCATATATTAAACCTCAGAGAGATGATACTCTTTTTATATGGCAGGTGGCAGTAGCACCCTCCATGAGGGGACAGGGACTGGCCAGCAAGATGATACATCAAATACTCCAGAGAAGAGAACTTCAAGAGATAAAATACATTGAAACTACAGTAACACCATCAAACCAGGCGTCAATGAACTTATTCAAGAAAATTAGCCAAGATTTAAACTGCGACATTAAAAAATCATCATACTTTACCCGTGACCTATTCGGTGAATCCAGCCACGAAGAAGAACTACTTCTTCGTATAGAACCGTTAAAAAAATAA